One segment of Streptomyces sp. NBC_00102 DNA contains the following:
- a CDS encoding N-acetylglucosamine kinase: protein MTPGAGAYVIGVDSGGSGLRVALGTASAGGPAPVATTECPEPVRTGPDGIDADHLLGQLLPAVDRLTRDAGALAPDGNVCVAALAVGAAGMATLGGHLRARLPQALAASLGVRRLALAADGVTAYAGALGQRPGAVVAGGTGMIALGTDLREWHRADGWGHLLGDSGGGAWIGREGLDAALRAHDGRRGGSPALLARLRAVFGPAPELPGLLYPRTDRPALLASFAPEVAACAADGDAVARSVLRRAAAHIAEAAAAVCPEAGIPQAGERAVGSGGEPVEVALTGGLFRMGDPLLGPLREELARQLPHAALVPASGDPLAGSLLLARALARSDLRLPAHPTLLHVVDDGSGDH from the coding sequence GTGACGCCCGGCGCCGGCGCGTACGTGATCGGGGTGGACTCCGGTGGGTCGGGGCTGCGCGTCGCGCTCGGCACCGCCTCGGCCGGCGGGCCCGCGCCCGTCGCCACGACGGAGTGCCCGGAGCCGGTGCGTACCGGCCCCGACGGCATCGACGCCGACCATCTGCTGGGCCAGCTCCTCCCGGCGGTCGACCGGTTGACGCGTGACGCCGGCGCACTCGCACCCGACGGCAACGTGTGCGTCGCGGCGCTCGCGGTGGGCGCCGCGGGCATGGCGACGCTGGGCGGCCATCTGCGCGCCCGGCTGCCGCAGGCGCTCGCGGCGTCGCTCGGTGTCCGCCGGCTGGCCCTCGCGGCGGACGGGGTGACCGCGTACGCGGGCGCGCTCGGGCAGCGCCCGGGCGCCGTCGTCGCGGGCGGCACCGGCATGATCGCGCTCGGTACCGACCTCCGCGAGTGGCACCGCGCGGACGGCTGGGGTCATCTGCTGGGCGACAGCGGGGGCGGTGCGTGGATCGGCCGGGAAGGCCTGGACGCCGCGCTGCGCGCCCACGACGGCCGGCGCGGTGGCTCTCCCGCGCTGCTGGCGCGACTCCGGGCCGTGTTCGGTCCGGCGCCGGAACTCCCGGGCCTGCTCTACCCCCGCACCGACCGGCCCGCACTGCTCGCGTCGTTCGCGCCCGAGGTCGCCGCGTGCGCGGCGGACGGGGACGCCGTCGCCCGGTCGGTCCTTCGCCGCGCGGCCGCCCACATCGCCGAGGCGGCCGCGGCGGTGTGCCCGGAAGCCGGGATTCCCCAGGCCGGGGAACGCGCCGTCGGCTCCGGTGGAGAGCCAGTCGAAGTAGCTCTTACGGGTGGCCTGTTCCGTATGGGTGACCCGCTCCTCGGGCCGCTGCGCGAGGAGTTGGCACGGCAGCTCCCGCACGCCGCGCTGGTGCCCGCCTCGGGAGACCCGCTCGCCGGTTCGCTGCTGCTCGCACGGGCACTGGCCAGGTCGGACCTCCGACTGCCCGCCCATCCGACACTGCTGCACGTCGTCGACGACGGCTCCGGTGACCACTGA
- a CDS encoding NADH:flavin oxidoreductase/NADH oxidase: protein MSALFEPYVLRSVTVPNRVWMPPMCQYSAAPTGPDAGVPNDWHFAHYASRAVGGTGLILVEATGISPEGRISDADLGIWNDRQVEAFRKITSFLDGQGTVPGIQLGHAGRKASTTAPWLGGGALVEADGGWRPLGPSPLAFDEGSLVPAELTTDQIQQVVRQFADATRRALDAGFKVVEIHGAHGYLIGEFLSPDSNHRTDAYGGSFENRTRFALEVVDAVREVWPEELPLFFRISATDWLTENADDPREGWTGDDTVRFARDLKAHGVDLLDVSTGGNAPRAQIPVGPNYQVPFAERVRTETGLPVAAVGLITDPVQAEKIVVDGQADAVLIGRELLRDPYFARSAARELGGEVHVPSQYGRSA from the coding sequence GTGAGCGCCCTTTTCGAGCCCTACGTCCTGCGGTCGGTGACCGTGCCCAACCGTGTCTGGATGCCGCCGATGTGTCAGTACAGCGCGGCGCCGACCGGCCCGGACGCCGGTGTCCCCAACGACTGGCACTTCGCGCACTACGCCTCCCGGGCTGTCGGCGGCACCGGCCTCATCCTGGTGGAGGCGACCGGGATCAGCCCCGAGGGCCGCATCAGCGACGCCGACCTCGGCATCTGGAACGACCGCCAGGTCGAGGCGTTCCGCAAGATCACCTCCTTCCTGGACGGGCAGGGGACGGTGCCGGGGATCCAGCTCGGACACGCCGGTCGCAAGGCCTCGACCACGGCGCCCTGGCTCGGTGGCGGCGCGCTCGTCGAGGCGGACGGCGGCTGGCGGCCGCTCGGACCCAGCCCGCTGGCGTTCGACGAGGGCAGCCTGGTTCCGGCCGAATTGACGACCGATCAAATCCAGCAGGTGGTACGGCAGTTCGCCGACGCCACCCGGCGTGCGCTCGATGCGGGCTTCAAGGTCGTCGAGATTCACGGCGCCCACGGTTACCTGATCGGCGAGTTCCTCTCCCCGGACAGCAACCACCGCACCGACGCGTACGGCGGCTCCTTCGAGAACCGCACCCGCTTCGCGCTCGAAGTCGTGGACGCCGTACGGGAGGTGTGGCCCGAGGAACTGCCGCTCTTCTTCCGCATCTCCGCCACGGACTGGCTCACCGAGAACGCCGACGATCCCCGTGAGGGCTGGACCGGCGACGACACCGTCCGCTTCGCCCGCGACCTCAAGGCGCACGGCGTCGACCTGCTCGACGTCTCCACCGGCGGTAACGCGCCCCGCGCGCAGATCCCCGTGGGCCCCAACTACCAGGTGCCCTTCGCCGAACGCGTACGGACCGAGACCGGGCTGCCGGTCGCCGCCGTCGGACTCATCACCGACCCGGTACAGGCCGAGAAGATCGTCGTCGACGGACAGGCCGACGCCGTCCTCATCGGCCGTGAACTGCTGCGCGACCCCTACTTCGCCCGCAGCGCCGCGCGGGAACTCGGCGGCGAGGTGCACGTCCCGTCCCAGTACGGCCGCTCGGCCTGA
- a CDS encoding sirohydrochlorin chelatase: MSTPTGPASGLPVRMPRPRQSGRHRRPEPVVAPEGAAALVLAVPGTPSPAARSVAEEVISIARSELPGLNAVIGYLEGDDEFPALASVLAQCAAERVAAYEQATAAGREVPAPEGPSAVVVPLLAGPDSALIRRIRQAVMESGTQVELTEVLGPHPLLAEALHVRLSEAGLARADRARLFTVATAADGIVLATVGGDEAVKAAGITGMLLAARLAVPVMAAALDVEGSVSSIADQLKNAGSVQLALAPYLVGPEVDAGLLDAAAKEAGCATAEPLGAYPAIGKLVLSLYASALGISPAAPQGVPAH, from the coding sequence ATGAGCACCCCCACTGGGCCCGCTTCCGGCCTGCCTGTACGAATGCCGCGACCTCGCCAGTCCGGACGGCACCGCCGCCCGGAGCCCGTGGTCGCACCCGAGGGCGCTGCCGCGCTCGTCCTCGCCGTTCCCGGTACCCCCTCCCCGGCCGCCCGCAGCGTGGCCGAGGAAGTCATCAGCATCGCCCGTTCCGAGCTGCCCGGCCTCAACGCGGTCATCGGCTACCTCGAAGGCGACGACGAATTCCCGGCGCTCGCCTCCGTGCTCGCCCAGTGCGCCGCCGAGCGTGTCGCGGCGTACGAGCAGGCCACCGCCGCCGGACGTGAGGTTCCGGCGCCCGAGGGCCCGTCCGCCGTGGTCGTCCCGCTGCTCGCGGGGCCCGACAGCGCCCTGATCCGCCGGATACGGCAGGCGGTCATGGAGAGCGGCACGCAGGTCGAGCTGACCGAGGTGCTGGGCCCGCACCCGCTGCTGGCCGAGGCGCTGCACGTGCGTCTCTCGGAAGCCGGTCTGGCGCGTGCCGACCGGGCCCGGCTGTTCACGGTCGCCACCGCCGCCGACGGCATCGTGCTGGCCACGGTGGGCGGCGACGAGGCCGTGAAGGCCGCCGGGATCACCGGCATGCTGCTCGCCGCCCGGCTGGCCGTGCCCGTGATGGCGGCGGCGCTGGACGTGGAGGGCTCGGTCTCCTCGATCGCGGACCAGCTGAAGAACGCGGGTTCCGTCCAGCTCGCGCTGGCGCCCTACCTGGTGGGCCCGGAGGTCGACGCGGGCCTGCTGGACGCGGCGGCGAAGGAGGCGGGCTGCGCGACGGCGGAGCCGCTCGGCGCCTACCCGGCGATCGGCAAGCTCGTCCTGTCCCTGTACGCGTCGGCGCTGGGCATCTCGCCCGCGGCGCCCCAGGGCGTCCCGGCGCACTGA
- a CDS encoding LVIVD repeat-containing protein: MTLLHTTSVRRRRLGAAAAAAGLLATLLTATNAVASPEPGDRATTSTAVSADTRAEAEAAIADGGIPGVDEIVHSDNIEHLANVPKDALLGLNTDLAFQGKYAFAGNFDGFRIFDVSNPKKPKTVAQVLCPGSQNDISVSGNLLFLSTDSSRSDNSCASTTQPATEKSSWEGIKVFDISDKRHPEYVASVETACGSHTHTIVPKRNEVYVYVSSYSPNATFPDCQPPHDGISVIKVPRKAPEQARIVNFPVLFPDGGNPGAPDNPGVSKTTGCHDITVLPSEDLAAGACMGDGLLFSIKDPANPKIIDRVQDNVNFAFWHSATFNQDADKVVFTDELGGGGAATCNAEIGPNRGADGIYDIVGKGDHRKLVFRSYYKIDRYQADVEVCVAHNGSIIPVKGRDLMVQAWYQGGISVWDFTDSSKPEEIAYFERGPVTLDAVTTAGSWSAYYYNGYIYSNDIAKGLDVLALHDRRTDPAKRVRLDELNVQTQPDYFDR; the protein is encoded by the coding sequence GTGACCTTGTTGCACACCACAAGCGTGCGACGGAGACGACTGGGCGCGGCAGCGGCCGCGGCCGGTCTCCTCGCCACGCTGCTGACAGCGACCAACGCCGTGGCGTCACCCGAACCCGGTGACCGGGCCACCACCAGCACCGCGGTGTCGGCGGACACCCGGGCCGAGGCGGAGGCGGCCATCGCCGACGGCGGCATCCCCGGCGTCGACGAGATCGTCCACAGCGACAACATCGAGCACCTCGCCAACGTGCCGAAGGACGCGCTGCTCGGCCTCAACACGGACCTGGCCTTCCAGGGCAAGTACGCCTTCGCCGGCAACTTCGACGGCTTCCGCATCTTCGACGTCAGCAACCCGAAGAAGCCGAAGACCGTCGCCCAGGTGCTCTGCCCCGGATCGCAGAACGACATCTCGGTCTCGGGGAACCTGCTCTTCCTCTCCACCGACTCCTCGCGCAGCGACAACTCCTGTGCCAGCACCACCCAGCCCGCCACCGAGAAGTCCTCCTGGGAGGGCATCAAGGTCTTCGACATCAGCGACAAGCGCCACCCCGAGTACGTCGCCTCCGTCGAGACCGCCTGCGGTTCGCACACCCACACCATCGTGCCGAAGCGCAACGAGGTGTACGTGTACGTGTCCTCGTACTCGCCCAACGCCACGTTCCCCGACTGCCAGCCGCCGCACGACGGAATCTCCGTCATCAAGGTGCCCCGCAAGGCGCCCGAGCAGGCCCGGATCGTGAACTTCCCGGTGCTCTTCCCGGACGGCGGCAACCCGGGAGCACCGGACAACCCCGGTGTCTCCAAGACCACCGGCTGCCACGACATCACCGTGCTGCCCTCCGAAGACCTCGCGGCGGGCGCCTGCATGGGTGACGGCCTGCTGTTCTCCATCAAGGACCCGGCCAACCCGAAGATCATCGACCGGGTGCAGGACAACGTGAACTTCGCGTTCTGGCACTCGGCCACCTTCAACCAGGACGCCGACAAGGTCGTCTTCACCGACGAGCTCGGCGGCGGCGGCGCGGCCACCTGCAACGCGGAGATCGGACCGAACCGCGGCGCCGACGGCATCTACGACATCGTCGGCAAGGGCGACCACCGCAAGCTGGTCTTCCGCAGCTACTACAAGATCGACCGCTACCAGGCCGACGTCGAGGTCTGCGTCGCCCACAACGGCTCGATCATCCCGGTCAAGGGCCGGGACCTGATGGTCCAGGCGTGGTACCAGGGCGGTATCTCCGTCTGGGACTTCACCGACTCCAGCAAGCCCGAGGAGATCGCCTACTTCGAGCGCGGACCCGTCACCCTCGACGCCGTCACCACGGCCGGTTCCTGGTCGGCGTACTACTACAACGGCTACATCTACTCCAACGACATAGCGAAGGGTCTGGACGTCCTCGCCCTGCACGACCGGCGGACCGACCCGGCGAAGCGGGTCCGGCTCGACGAGCTGAACGTCCAGACGCAGCCGGACTACTTCGACCGCTGA
- a CDS encoding GNAT family N-acetyltransferase, with translation MNDRPAFRTVRLPGAQVSPTQGLTGLLTAYHLRTEEEKGLAVARPEDLPERYLSEIRDPASAFAGSLVLSALHDDTAVGCAVLTAAGGDGRSEIKRLWVEPAYRGGGVASGLIREALSAAEETGVRAVRLSVWHWRAGAIALYVRHGFTAVESWEDRQDLVCMERRIGL, from the coding sequence ATGAACGATCGCCCGGCCTTCCGTACGGTGCGCCTTCCGGGCGCCCAGGTCTCCCCCACACAGGGCCTCACCGGCCTCCTCACCGCGTACCACCTGCGTACGGAGGAGGAGAAGGGCCTGGCCGTCGCGCGCCCGGAGGACCTTCCCGAGCGGTATCTGTCCGAGATCCGGGACCCGGCCTCCGCGTTCGCCGGCTCCCTCGTCCTGTCGGCCCTCCATGACGACACCGCCGTGGGGTGCGCCGTCCTGACCGCTGCCGGCGGGGACGGACGCTCGGAGATCAAGCGGCTGTGGGTCGAACCGGCCTACCGCGGCGGCGGTGTGGCGTCCGGTCTGATCCGGGAGGCACTCTCGGCGGCCGAGGAGACCGGCGTCCGCGCGGTGCGTCTCTCCGTCTGGCACTGGCGGGCCGGCGCGATCGCGCTGTACGTCCGCCACGGCTTCACCGCCGTCGAGTCCTGGGAGGACCGGCAGGATCTCGTCTGCATGGAGCGCCGCATCGGCCTCTGA
- a CDS encoding helix-turn-helix transcriptional regulator, which produces MLAHPSLAEIRVEHVLHALADPIRLRIVRQMAVARTGLACSYFELPVAKSTLTHHFRVLRESGVIHQIYRGTAKLNELRGEDLEKLFPGLLDSVLRAADQEAERLTGV; this is translated from the coding sequence GTGCTCGCACACCCCTCCCTCGCGGAGATCAGGGTGGAGCACGTGCTCCACGCCCTGGCCGATCCCATCCGGCTGCGGATCGTCCGGCAGATGGCCGTCGCCAGGACCGGGCTGGCCTGCTCGTACTTCGAGCTTCCGGTTGCCAAGTCCACGCTGACGCACCACTTCCGTGTGCTGCGGGAGAGCGGCGTCATCCACCAGATCTACCGGGGCACCGCGAAACTGAACGAACTGCGCGGAGAGGACCTGGAGAAACTCTTCCCCGGGCTGCTCGACAGCGTCCTGCGGGCCGCCGACCAGGAGGCGGAGCGGCTCACCGGAGTCTGA
- a CDS encoding DUF305 domain-containing protein, with amino-acid sequence MFDRQTIHPKAAAIAVAAVVAVLALSSCDADDDASPRKTTGQSVVAPGKPGEEARTLTAEEARKETVTDTPNSADYQYVQRMIHHHEQALVMTGLAERHAASPSVRRLAERISAGQKPEIAAMQGWLKDNDGEQRAAHDHTAMPGMATEAQLAQLKAARGKAFDRLFLTLMIAHHQGAITMATEALTDGNNVRVEEMATDVAAQQAAEIDRMRALQV; translated from the coding sequence TTGTTCGACCGACAGACGATCCACCCGAAGGCGGCAGCCATTGCCGTGGCCGCCGTCGTAGCCGTGCTCGCCCTGTCCTCCTGCGACGCGGACGACGACGCGTCGCCCCGGAAGACCACCGGCCAGAGTGTCGTCGCCCCCGGAAAACCGGGCGAGGAGGCCAGAACCCTCACCGCCGAGGAGGCGCGGAAGGAGACGGTCACCGACACCCCGAACTCGGCCGACTACCAGTACGTCCAGCGCATGATCCACCATCACGAACAAGCTCTCGTGATGACCGGACTGGCCGAGCGGCACGCCGCCTCACCCTCGGTGCGACGGCTCGCGGAGCGCATCTCGGCTGGGCAGAAGCCCGAGATCGCGGCCATGCAAGGTTGGCTGAAAGACAACGACGGCGAACAGCGCGCGGCACACGATCACACCGCGATGCCCGGCATGGCCACCGAGGCGCAGCTGGCACAGCTGAAGGCCGCGCGGGGCAAGGCGTTCGATCGGCTCTTCCTCACCCTGATGATCGCCCATCACCAAGGGGCCATCACGATGGCGACGGAGGCGCTCACCGACGGCAACAACGTCCGGGTGGAGGAGATGGCCACCGACGTCGCCGCCCAGCAGGCCGCCGAGATCGACCGGATGCGCGCGCTGCAGGTCTGA
- a CDS encoding class I SAM-dependent methyltransferase, protein MPTTQGPTFRELAVQALSSTERGYDLLAPKFDHTPYRTPDRVLDAVTGALRPLGPFARGLDVCCGTGAGLGVLRQVCHERVTGVDFSAGMLTVGRASLPDAGTARAGAMGRAARAGERGRAGRAGQPGPVVDWVRADARALPFAPAFDLALSLGAFGHFLPRERPGLFAQVHASLRPGGRFVFPVGAPPALGSRAYWTLLGFDAAMRVRNALWRPRFVMYYRTFRLPDVLADLADTGFSVRLIPLADLGTRADGSPRARLVVATAR, encoded by the coding sequence ATGCCTACCACACAAGGCCCCACCTTCCGTGAACTCGCCGTGCAGGCGCTCTCTTCGACCGAGCGCGGCTACGACCTGCTCGCCCCGAAGTTCGACCACACGCCCTACCGCACCCCCGACCGCGTCCTCGACGCCGTGACCGGGGCGCTCCGGCCGCTCGGACCGTTCGCCCGCGGACTGGACGTCTGCTGCGGTACCGGCGCCGGCCTCGGTGTGCTGCGCCAGGTCTGCCACGAACGGGTCACCGGCGTCGACTTCAGCGCGGGCATGCTCACCGTCGGCAGGGCCTCGCTGCCGGACGCTGGGACGGCACGGGCGGGAGCGATGGGCCGGGCGGCACGGGCCGGCGAGAGGGGGCGGGCGGGACGCGCAGGGCAGCCGGGACCGGTGGTCGACTGGGTTCGGGCCGACGCCCGGGCCCTGCCCTTCGCGCCGGCCTTCGATCTCGCCCTGAGCCTCGGGGCGTTCGGCCACTTCCTGCCCAGGGAGCGCCCCGGTCTCTTCGCCCAGGTGCACGCCTCTCTCCGGCCCGGGGGACGGTTCGTCTTCCCGGTGGGGGCCCCGCCCGCCCTCGGCTCGCGCGCCTACTGGACGCTCCTCGGGTTCGACGCGGCGATGCGCGTGCGCAACGCCCTGTGGCGCCCGCGGTTCGTCATGTACTACCGCACGTTCCGGCTGCCCGACGTGCTCGCCGACCTCGCGGACACCGGCTTCTCGGTGCGCCTGATCCCTCTCGCGGACCTGGGCACCCGAGCGGACGGCAGCCCGCGGGCCAGGCTCGTGGTGGCCACCGCACGATGA
- a CDS encoding exo-alpha-sialidase — MTDVLLTVGTRKGLFIGRRRGGTWEFDTPRFHAQAIYSIAIDTRGPAPRLLVGGDSSHWGPSVFHSDDLGETWVEPTRPAVKFPEFTGASLERVWQLQPAGPEAPDVVYAGTEPAALFRSEDRGESFELVRALWEHPTRSRWVPGGGGEGLHTILTDRRDERAVTVAVSTAGVFRTSDGGESWESANKGVSATHLPDPEPEFGQCVHKVTRDAADPDRLYLQNHWGVFRSDDGGDRWTDIGADLPSDFGFAAVAHPRRGGTAYIFPINADIDRVPAQHRCRVFRTTDAGSSWEPLSRGLPEGDHYGTVLRDALCTDGADPAGIYFGNRNGEVFASADDGDTWTQLAAHLPDVLCVRAATLAP, encoded by the coding sequence ATGACTGACGTTCTGCTCACGGTGGGCACGCGCAAAGGGCTTTTCATCGGGCGCAGGCGCGGTGGGACCTGGGAGTTCGACACCCCTCGCTTCCACGCGCAGGCCATCTATTCGATCGCCATCGACACCCGGGGCCCGGCACCGCGGCTGCTGGTGGGCGGGGACAGCTCGCACTGGGGGCCGTCCGTCTTCCACTCGGACGACCTCGGCGAGACCTGGGTGGAGCCGACCCGGCCCGCGGTGAAGTTCCCGGAGTTCACCGGCGCCTCCCTGGAGCGCGTCTGGCAGTTGCAGCCGGCCGGCCCCGAGGCGCCCGACGTCGTCTACGCGGGCACCGAACCCGCCGCACTGTTCCGCTCGGAGGACCGGGGCGAGTCCTTCGAACTGGTCCGGGCGCTCTGGGAGCATCCGACGCGTTCGCGCTGGGTACCGGGCGGCGGGGGCGAGGGGCTGCACACCATCCTCACGGACCGGCGTGACGAGCGGGCCGTCACCGTCGCCGTCTCGACGGCGGGGGTCTTCCGGACCAGCGACGGCGGCGAGAGCTGGGAGTCGGCGAACAAGGGGGTGTCCGCTACCCATCTGCCCGACCCCGAACCGGAGTTCGGCCAGTGCGTGCACAAGGTCACCCGCGACGCGGCCGATCCCGACCGCCTCTATCTGCAGAACCACTGGGGCGTGTTCCGCAGCGACGACGGAGGCGACCGGTGGACGGACATCGGGGCGGACCTGCCCTCCGACTTCGGGTTCGCGGCGGTGGCGCATCCCCGCCGGGGCGGTACCGCCTACATCTTCCCGATCAACGCCGACATCGACCGGGTCCCGGCACAGCACCGCTGCCGGGTCTTCCGCACCACGGACGCCGGTTCGAGCTGGGAGCCGCTGTCCCGGGGACTGCCGGAGGGCGACCACTACGGCACGGTGCTGCGCGACGCACTCTGCACGGACGGGGCCGACCCGGCGGGGATCTACTTCGGCAACCGCAACGGCGAGGTGTTCGCCAGTGCCGACGACGGAGACACCTGGACTCAACTCGCCGCGCATCTGCCGGACGTGCTCTGCGTCAGGGCCGCGACGCTGGCTCCGTGA
- a CDS encoding lactonase family protein, with the protein MSGNSAGRAFIGSFTTNGGQGITVAEVDRETGALTVVGSTDTVPDPSFLVASADGTILYAVSEASEGAAAALDIEGDVPRLVGGCMRSVNGDGPTHLTVAANHLVTANYGSGSVTVLPLREDGSLRAAVFVEQHEGSGPDTERQTEPHAHQVLPDPSGAWLLSVDLGTDSVYVGAVDPLTGELRPHGETALRPGTGPRHLAFHPAGGHAYVLNELEPTLTVCRWDAAAGVLEPLHEVPVLPEEAAGDPDRSYPSEVVVSLDGRFVWTAVRGHDSISVLTLDETGEKAQLVASVPCGGNWPRDLTLDPTGQWLYAANERSGDVSWFAVDQETGVPRHAGSIDAPAASCVLLV; encoded by the coding sequence ATGAGCGGCAACAGCGCCGGGCGGGCGTTCATAGGGTCTTTCACCACCAACGGCGGGCAGGGCATCACCGTCGCGGAAGTGGACAGGGAGACCGGCGCGCTCACGGTGGTCGGCTCGACGGACACCGTCCCTGACCCGTCGTTCCTCGTGGCGTCCGCCGACGGCACGATCCTTTACGCCGTCAGCGAGGCATCCGAGGGCGCGGCCGCCGCACTCGACATCGAGGGCGACGTACCCCGGCTCGTCGGCGGCTGCATGCGCTCGGTGAACGGCGACGGACCCACCCACCTCACCGTCGCGGCGAACCACCTGGTCACCGCGAACTACGGCTCCGGCAGCGTCACCGTGCTGCCGCTCCGGGAGGACGGGTCACTGCGCGCCGCCGTCTTCGTCGAACAGCACGAGGGCAGCGGCCCCGACACCGAACGGCAGACGGAGCCGCACGCCCACCAGGTGCTGCCCGATCCGTCGGGCGCCTGGCTGCTCAGCGTGGACCTCGGCACCGACTCGGTGTACGTCGGCGCGGTCGACCCGCTCACCGGCGAACTGCGCCCGCACGGGGAGACCGCGCTGCGCCCCGGTACCGGCCCCCGCCACCTGGCCTTCCACCCGGCGGGCGGTCACGCGTACGTACTGAACGAGCTGGAGCCGACCCTCACCGTCTGCCGCTGGGACGCCGCCGCCGGTGTGCTGGAGCCGCTCCACGAGGTTCCGGTGCTGCCCGAGGAGGCGGCCGGTGACCCGGACCGCTCGTACCCGTCCGAGGTCGTCGTCTCCCTCGACGGCAGGTTCGTATGGACCGCCGTCCGGGGGCACGACAGCATCTCCGTGCTCACCCTGGACGAGACGGGCGAGAAGGCGCAGCTGGTCGCGTCCGTCCCCTGCGGCGGCAACTGGCCGCGCGATCTGACGCTCGACCCCACCGGTCAGTGGCTGTACGCGGCCAATGAGCGCTCCGGAGACGTCAGCTGGTTCGCCGTCGACCAGGAGACCGGTGTACCGCGCCACGCGGGCTCGATCGACGCGCCGGCCGCCTCCTGCGTCCTGCTGGTCTGA
- a CDS encoding uracil-DNA glycosylase: MAARPLKEIIEPGWAEALEPVAGRIAAMGDFLRTEIAAGRTYVPSGANVLRAFQQPFADVRVLIVGQDPYPTPGHAIGLSFAVAPDVRPVPASLDNIFREMHSDLGTPRPSNGDLTPWTRQGVLLLNRALTTAPRRPAAHRGKGWEEVTEQAIRALVARGTPLVSVLWGADARRLRPQLGDYPAIESAHPSPMSADRGFFGSRPFSRVNEFLERQGAQPVDWQLP; the protein is encoded by the coding sequence GTGGCAGCACGACCGTTGAAAGAAATCATCGAGCCCGGCTGGGCCGAGGCCCTCGAACCGGTGGCCGGACGCATCGCGGCCATGGGCGACTTCCTCCGTACGGAGATAGCCGCGGGCCGCACCTACGTGCCCTCCGGCGCGAACGTCCTGCGGGCGTTCCAGCAACCCTTCGCGGACGTACGGGTCCTGATCGTCGGTCAGGACCCCTATCCGACACCGGGTCATGCGATCGGGCTGAGTTTCGCGGTGGCACCCGACGTGCGTCCGGTGCCGGCGAGCCTCGACAACATCTTCCGCGAGATGCACAGCGACCTCGGAACGCCCCGGCCCTCCAACGGTGATCTGACGCCCTGGACCCGCCAGGGGGTTCTTCTCCTCAACAGGGCCCTGACCACGGCTCCGCGCCGTCCGGCCGCGCACCGCGGCAAGGGCTGGGAGGAGGTCACCGAGCAGGCGATCCGGGCGCTCGTGGCGCGCGGTACCCCGCTGGTCTCGGTGCTCTGGGGCGCCGACGCCCGCAGGCTGCGTCCGCAGCTGGGCGACTACCCTGCCATCGAGTCCGCGCACCCCTCCCCGATGTCGGCGGACCGCGGCTTCTTCGGCTCGCGCCCCTTCAGCCGGGTCAACGAGTTCCTGGAGCGCCAGGGGGCGCAGCCGGTGGACTGGCAGCTGCCGTGA